A single region of the Vanacampus margaritifer isolate UIUO_Vmar chromosome 13, RoL_Vmar_1.0, whole genome shotgun sequence genome encodes:
- the sgip1a gene encoding SH3-containing GRB2-like protein 3-interacting protein 1 isoform X1, whose translation MMEGLKKRTRKAFGIRKKEKDNDSTGSPDREGGEPQEVESSQRKTNGTPNGFYGEIDWERYNSPEVDEEGYSIRPEDEADEPSCPKTHFFSSDESEGEEEHRKKFKIKIKPLPSNQVVAVPSVEELKASIGNIALSPTPLRRSPGLKRNPSSEDIVRPRRVVPTVAPTPALAPQAPSSQQTPASEETRNLFGPSLETAFGEQKIEVVLSESDVWGASVSEPESSLTRPFPTGSPPPLPPKNVPTSPLTTEPASTDDTEAENSTRKKSIADLDNLFGPEEAPPANEDTSDTWVCFSEQSPDRPPLPKEPAPPLPFSPPPEEAAAPLPATPPPPESPAPPLPVSPPPAEDTAPHLPKAPSPKEIQISPLASTPPPSEEPSAPAVPLGPSTPEDRNPLSPTTSSLPSPKELASPPTSTHSPIDSPASIPTVPRARTPPSVTTPEKETATCSIPPIQTKNTDENRPKEDEGEVVTSPKDASQGNRTTPPPPPPPTYRAVVSSPGPTSGTAGTKSGSSSPVRPSTPSTVNSAPPPPPPRPPSRPKLPPGKPSVGDTNRPFSPPVHAASPPPIAPLARAESTSSISSTNSLSAATTPTVSKDLSVSEDDAYVDKLPSFERHFDSFAGCSRGPSPLTMGAQDTLPVAAAFTETVNAFFKGADPGKCVVKIIGEMVLSFPAGITRHFANNPSPAVLTFSITNYNRLEHVLPNPQLLCCDTATQAKADAKDFWVNMPNLISHLKKVSEQKPQATYYNVDMLKYQVSVQGPVSTPMNLAVSWRCEPTSTDLRIDYKYNGEAMSTPMALNNVQFLVPVDGAVSKLQAVLPPAAWNAEQQRILWKIPDISQKSENGGVGSLLARFQLTEGPTKPAPLAVQFTSEGSTLSGCDIELAGPGYRFSLVKKRFAAGKYLADN comes from the exons GACTGAAAAAACGTACCAGGAAGGCCTTCGGGATACGGAAGAAAGAGAAAGACAATGACTCAAC GGGGTCCCCAGACAGAGAGGGGGGT GAACCCCAAGAGGTTGAATCG TCTCAGAGAAAGACCAATGGAACCCCAAATGGATTCTATGGAGAAATTGACTGGGAAAGATAT AATTCTCCTGAGGTGGATGAAGAGGGTTATAGCATCAGACCTGAAGATGAGGCAGACGAGCCGA GTTGCCCCAAGACCCATTTCTTCTCTTCTGATGAGTCGGAAGGAGAGGAAGAACACAGGAAAAAGTTCAAAATTAAGATTAAGCCCCTCCCATCTAATCAAGTCGTGGCAGTGCCCTCAGTTGAAGAGCTCAAAGCCTCCATAGGCAACATTGCTTTATCCCCTACGCCTCTG AGACGTAGCCCG gGGTTGAAAAGGAACCCTTCCA GTGAAGATATTGTCAGACCAAGACGTGTGGTTCCCACTGTGGCCCCCACACCTGCTCTTGCGCCACAAGCTCCCAG CAGCCAGCAGACACCAGCCTCCGAAGAGACTAGAAATTTGTTTGGGCCTTCTTTGGAAACGGCATTTGGAGAACAGAAAATAGAag TGGTTCTGTCTGAGTCTGATGTGTGGGGGGCTTCTGTGTCAGAGCCTGAGTCTTCTTTGACAAGACCCTTCCCCACAGGAA GTCCACCACCACTTCCACCCAAAAATGTCCCAACATCTCCTCTGACAACTGAACCTGCCTCCACAGATGACACTG AAGCTGAGAACTCAACAAGAAAGAAATCCATAGCTGACTTGGATAACCTATTTGGACCGGAGGAGGCTCCTCCTGCAAATGAGGATACAAGTGACACGTGGGTGTGCTTCAGTGAGCAGTCTCCTGACCGGCCACCTCTACCAAAGGAGCCTGCACCTCCTCTTCCGTTTTCCCCACCTCCAGAGGAAGCGGCAGCTCCATTACCAGCCACCCCGCCTCCCCCCGAATCTCCTGCTCCCCCTTTACCTGTATCACCACCTCCTGCAGAAGACACAGCACCACATCTCCCTAAAGCTCCTTCTCCAAAAGAAATTCAGATTTCTCCTCTCGCAAGTACGCCGCCCCCATCAGAGGAGCCGTCAGCGCCAGCTGTCCCCTTAGGGCCTTCTACACCCGAGGACCGAAATCCGCTCTCGCCTACCACTTCGTCACTCCCTTCACCCAAGGAGCTTGCATCTCCTCCAACTTCAACACATTCACCTATTGATTCACCAGCCAGCATCCCAACAGTTCCCAGAGCACGCACGCCTCCATCAGTGACTACGCCTGAAAAGGAAACAGCAACATGCTCCATTCCACCAATCCAGACAAAGAATACAGATGAAAATCGACCCAAAGAGGATGAAGGTGAAGTTGTCACTTCACCCAAAGATGCAAGCCAGGGGAACCGAACTACACCTCCACCACCGCCTCCCCCAACATACCGGGCGGTGGTCTCATCACCAGGTCCAACATCAGGGACGGCTGGAACGAAAAGTG gTTCCTCCTCTCCAGTGCGGCCTTCCACTCCTTCAACTGTCAACTccgctccacctcctcctccaccccGCCCCCCTTCACGACCCAAACTTCCACCGGGAAAACCAAGTGTAGGAGATACT AATCGGCCATTTAGTCCACCGGTTCATGCAGCCAGCCCCCCTCCAATTGCTCCTTTGGCCCGGGCAGAGAGCACCTCTTCTATCTCCTCTACCAACTCCTTGAGTGCTGCCACCACACCCACTGTCAGTAAAGACCTCTCTGTGTCAG AAGACGATGCTTATGTAGACAAGCTGCCGTCATTTGAGAGACATTTTGATTCATTTGCAG GCTGCTCCAGAGGGCCGAGTCCTCTCACCATGGGGGCTCAGGACACACTCCCTGTGGCTGCTGCATTCACTGAGACAGTCAATGCCTTCTTTAAAGGGGCCGACCCCGGCAA ATGTGTTGTGAAGATCATAGGTGAGATGGTTTTGTCGTTTCCAGCGGGAATCACTCGGCACTTTGCCAATAACCCGTCCCCCGCTGTGCTAACCTTCAGCATAACCAACTACAATCGACTGGAGCATGTGCTGCCTAACCCCCAGCTGCTCTGCTG CGATACCGCCACGCAAGCCAAGGCTGATGCCAAGGACTTCTGGGTGAACATGCCAAACCTGATATCCCATCTAAAGAAGGTATCTGAACAGAAGCCGCAGGCAACATACTATAATGTGGACATGCTGAAGTATCAG gtGTCAGTGCAGGGTCCTGTGTCCACTCCCATGAATTTGGCCGTGAGCTGGCGGTGTGAACCCACCAGCACAGACCTGAGGATAGACTACAAATACAACGGCGAGGCCATGTCAACGCCGATGGCGCTTAACAATGTCCAGTTTCTGGTCCCAGTTGATGGCGCCGTTTCCAAACTTCAAGCTGTGTTACCTCCAGCTGCATG GAACGCAGAGCAGCAAAGAATCCTATGGAAGATTCCAGACATCTCGCAAAAATCAGAAAATGGAG GTGTGGGCTCTTTGTTAGCCCGCTTCCAGCTAACAGAAGGCCCAACTAAACCAGCTCCACTGGCCGTGCAATTCACTAGTGAAGGCAGTACACTGTCAGGCTGTGACATTGAACTGGCTGGGCCCGGCTATCGCTTCTCACTTGTCAAGAAGCGGTTCGCTGCTG GGAAATACCTGGCGGACAACTAA
- the sgip1a gene encoding SH3-containing GRB2-like protein 3-interacting protein 1 isoform X6: MMEGLKKRTRKAFGIRKKEKDNDSTGSPDREGGEPQEVESSQRKTNGTPNGFYGEIDWERYNSPEVDEEGYSIRPEDEADEPSCPKTHFFSSDESEGEEEHRKKFKIKIKPLPSNQVVAVPSVEELKASIGNIALSPTPLRRSPGLKRNPSSEDIVRPRRVVPTVAPTPALAPQAPSSQQTPASEETRNLFGPSLETAFGEQKIEVVLSESDVWGASVSEPESSLTRPFPTGSPPPLPPKNVPTSPLTTEPASTDDTEAENSTRKKSIADLDNLFGPEEAPPANEDTSDTWVCFSEQSPDRPPLPKEPAPPLPFSPPPEEAAAPLPATPPPPESPAPPLPVSPPPAEDTAPHLPKAPSPKEIQISPLASTPPPSEEPSAPAVPLGPSTPEDRNPLSPTTSSLPSPKELASPPTSTHSPIDSPASIPTVPRARTPPSVTTPEKETATCSIPPIQTKNTDENRPKEDEGEVVTSPKDASQGNRTTPPPPPPPTYRAVVSSPGPTSGTAGTKSGSSSPVRPSTPSTVNSAPPPPPPRPPSRPKLPPGKPSVGDTNRPFSPPVHAASPPPIAPLARAESTSSISSTNSLSAATTPTVSKDLSVSEDDAYVDKLPSFERHFDSFAENDQPSLVWFDRGKFYLTFEGCSRGPSPLTMGAQDTLPVAAAFTETVNAFFKGADPGKCVVKIIGEMVLSFPAGITRHFANNPSPAVLTFSITNYNRLEHVLPNPQLLCCDTATQAKADAKDFWVNMPNLISHLKKVSEQKPQATYYNVDMLKYQVSVQGPVSTPMNLAVSWRCEPTSTDLRIDYKYNGEAMSTPMALNNVQFLVPVDGAVSKLQAVLPPAAWNAEQQRILWKIPDISQKSENGGVGSLLARFQLTEGPTKPAPLAVQFTSEGSTLSGCDIELAGPGYRFSLVKKRFAAGKYLADN, encoded by the exons GACTGAAAAAACGTACCAGGAAGGCCTTCGGGATACGGAAGAAAGAGAAAGACAATGACTCAAC GGGGTCCCCAGACAGAGAGGGGGGT GAACCCCAAGAGGTTGAATCG TCTCAGAGAAAGACCAATGGAACCCCAAATGGATTCTATGGAGAAATTGACTGGGAAAGATAT AATTCTCCTGAGGTGGATGAAGAGGGTTATAGCATCAGACCTGAAGATGAGGCAGACGAGCCGA GTTGCCCCAAGACCCATTTCTTCTCTTCTGATGAGTCGGAAGGAGAGGAAGAACACAGGAAAAAGTTCAAAATTAAGATTAAGCCCCTCCCATCTAATCAAGTCGTGGCAGTGCCCTCAGTTGAAGAGCTCAAAGCCTCCATAGGCAACATTGCTTTATCCCCTACGCCTCTG AGACGTAGCCCG gGGTTGAAAAGGAACCCTTCCA GTGAAGATATTGTCAGACCAAGACGTGTGGTTCCCACTGTGGCCCCCACACCTGCTCTTGCGCCACAAGCTCCCAG CAGCCAGCAGACACCAGCCTCCGAAGAGACTAGAAATTTGTTTGGGCCTTCTTTGGAAACGGCATTTGGAGAACAGAAAATAGAag TGGTTCTGTCTGAGTCTGATGTGTGGGGGGCTTCTGTGTCAGAGCCTGAGTCTTCTTTGACAAGACCCTTCCCCACAGGAA GTCCACCACCACTTCCACCCAAAAATGTCCCAACATCTCCTCTGACAACTGAACCTGCCTCCACAGATGACACTG AAGCTGAGAACTCAACAAGAAAGAAATCCATAGCTGACTTGGATAACCTATTTGGACCGGAGGAGGCTCCTCCTGCAAATGAGGATACAAGTGACACGTGGGTGTGCTTCAGTGAGCAGTCTCCTGACCGGCCACCTCTACCAAAGGAGCCTGCACCTCCTCTTCCGTTTTCCCCACCTCCAGAGGAAGCGGCAGCTCCATTACCAGCCACCCCGCCTCCCCCCGAATCTCCTGCTCCCCCTTTACCTGTATCACCACCTCCTGCAGAAGACACAGCACCACATCTCCCTAAAGCTCCTTCTCCAAAAGAAATTCAGATTTCTCCTCTCGCAAGTACGCCGCCCCCATCAGAGGAGCCGTCAGCGCCAGCTGTCCCCTTAGGGCCTTCTACACCCGAGGACCGAAATCCGCTCTCGCCTACCACTTCGTCACTCCCTTCACCCAAGGAGCTTGCATCTCCTCCAACTTCAACACATTCACCTATTGATTCACCAGCCAGCATCCCAACAGTTCCCAGAGCACGCACGCCTCCATCAGTGACTACGCCTGAAAAGGAAACAGCAACATGCTCCATTCCACCAATCCAGACAAAGAATACAGATGAAAATCGACCCAAAGAGGATGAAGGTGAAGTTGTCACTTCACCCAAAGATGCAAGCCAGGGGAACCGAACTACACCTCCACCACCGCCTCCCCCAACATACCGGGCGGTGGTCTCATCACCAGGTCCAACATCAGGGACGGCTGGAACGAAAAGTG gTTCCTCCTCTCCAGTGCGGCCTTCCACTCCTTCAACTGTCAACTccgctccacctcctcctccaccccGCCCCCCTTCACGACCCAAACTTCCACCGGGAAAACCAAGTGTAGGAGATACT AATCGGCCATTTAGTCCACCGGTTCATGCAGCCAGCCCCCCTCCAATTGCTCCTTTGGCCCGGGCAGAGAGCACCTCTTCTATCTCCTCTACCAACTCCTTGAGTGCTGCCACCACACCCACTGTCAGTAAAGACCTCTCTGTGTCAG AAGACGATGCTTATGTAGACAAGCTGCCGTCATTTGAGAGACATTTTGATTCATTTGCAG AGAATGACCAGCCATCCCTTGTCTGGTTTGACAGAGGGAAgttttatttaacctttgaag GCTGCTCCAGAGGGCCGAGTCCTCTCACCATGGGGGCTCAGGACACACTCCCTGTGGCTGCTGCATTCACTGAGACAGTCAATGCCTTCTTTAAAGGGGCCGACCCCGGCAA ATGTGTTGTGAAGATCATAGGTGAGATGGTTTTGTCGTTTCCAGCGGGAATCACTCGGCACTTTGCCAATAACCCGTCCCCCGCTGTGCTAACCTTCAGCATAACCAACTACAATCGACTGGAGCATGTGCTGCCTAACCCCCAGCTGCTCTGCTG CGATACCGCCACGCAAGCCAAGGCTGATGCCAAGGACTTCTGGGTGAACATGCCAAACCTGATATCCCATCTAAAGAAGGTATCTGAACAGAAGCCGCAGGCAACATACTATAATGTGGACATGCTGAAGTATCAG gtGTCAGTGCAGGGTCCTGTGTCCACTCCCATGAATTTGGCCGTGAGCTGGCGGTGTGAACCCACCAGCACAGACCTGAGGATAGACTACAAATACAACGGCGAGGCCATGTCAACGCCGATGGCGCTTAACAATGTCCAGTTTCTGGTCCCAGTTGATGGCGCCGTTTCCAAACTTCAAGCTGTGTTACCTCCAGCTGCATG GAACGCAGAGCAGCAAAGAATCCTATGGAAGATTCCAGACATCTCGCAAAAATCAGAAAATGGAG GTGTGGGCTCTTTGTTAGCCCGCTTCCAGCTAACAGAAGGCCCAACTAAACCAGCTCCACTGGCCGTGCAATTCACTAGTGAAGGCAGTACACTGTCAGGCTGTGACATTGAACTGGCTGGGCCCGGCTATCGCTTCTCACTTGTCAAGAAGCGGTTCGCTGCTG GGAAATACCTGGCGGACAACTAA